TTCAGCTGCAAAATTGACAACCGCATCAACCCCCTCCTTGAAGAGAGGCTCTAATGATGCCCGATCAGCAATATCTGCCTTCACAAATCGGTACTTCGGATGTGGTAAAATGTCCGCCAGATTATACAGATTTCCAGCATACGTTAATAAATCCACATTAATCATTTCATCTAGTGGATATTGAGCCAGCATATAGCGAATAAAGTTACTACCTATAAATCCCGCTCCTCCGGTTACAATAACTTTCATATCCTCACCCTTTGTAATCAAAATTGTTCTCTGCCGCCACTAAAGGCGGATGCTTCGAATCCTTATCTGAAAGAACAGGTTTATAAACGGGCCATTCGATATTCAAATCTGGATCATTCCAAGCGATTCCGCGATCATGTTCAGCCGAGTAATAGGCATCAACCTTATATAGAACTTCACAATCGGGCACAAGAGTGCAAAAGCCATGGGCAAACCCTTGAGGAACAAGCAGTTGCCGATAATTGGATGCAGACAAAACAAAACCTTCCCATTGGCCGAAAGTAGGTGAACCTTTTCGAATATCAACAATGACATCAAAGATCGCACCTCTCGTCACGCGAACCAGTTTCGTTTGCCCTTCAGGAGCCAGCTGATAATGAAGCCCTCTAAGGACTCCAGCATCGTAGGACAATGAGTGGTTATCCTGAATAAAGTTATAACCAATGCCGGATTGCTTGAGTGTATGTTCGTTGTAACTCTCTAAAAAGAATCCACGATGGTCGAGATGAACCGTCGGTTCAATTAATTTTGCACCTTTCAGCTTTGTATCTATGATCTTCATTATTTTCCTCCGATACAGTTAGTCATGTATCACCTGTCGGTTCATAGCGGTCTAACAGCCTTATAAATATCATATGTCTGATTTATGTGCCGAGTATAGGCAGAAGGGGAACCATTTACGTAAAAAAATCCCGATCATCATTGAGAGGATCGAGATTTCATTGTTTATCATCACTTTAATTGTACATTTATATTTCCTTTAACTTCATTCAATCGATTCATAACCTCATCTAAACGGCCGCCTTTGACGATTATTTGCCCGATCCGATCCGTACCCACTCGGAATTTGTTTATTTTGTCACCTATATTGTAATCAAAAGATATTTGAATAATATCTACATGACTAGCGTTCCCATTCACAAGTTCAGTAATTTCACCCTCCTTGTCGGATAACAAGAGTTCACAGGCACAGGGTTGAAAAGACTGGACAGAAAAAATAGGGTTCATATGGAGAGCAGCCCTAACCATCTGTTCATAATAATCGAATCCATAGAAAGTAGACACTAGTTCCGGCAAACATGTTGCTCCCGCTCTACCCCCAATTTCAAGAACAAACACCTTTTCGTCTTTTAAAATAAAATCTGCATTAATCGCGCAATTATTTAGTTGCAGCGCCAGAATGCTTTGCTTTAACTGAGAGAATAGATCCTGCTCCACCTCATCTGGTAACTCGTAAGGTACATAATGACCGATAGGCACACCGGCGTCTCCATAAAACATAAGATCACCGTGCGGCATAATAAATTGAATCTCGTTATTATACACAAAAGCTTGTGCTCCAAACTCGGTTCCTTCAATAAATTCTTCAACGATAAAAAAATCGAGTTTTGTGTCTCTTCTCACTTTTTCGTATGCGTAATCCACTTGTTCTATATCCGTTACCTTCACAATCCCCTTACTCGCTCCACTGTCTACAGCTTTAAAAATGAGAGGCAGCGACAGTACTTCGAAGGCAGCATAGGCCTCCTCTTTATTTTTGACTTTTACAAATTTGGCGGTTCTCACGCCATGCTCCATAAAAGCCTGTTTCATTTCCCATTTATTTGACGATAGCTGGGCAGACTCGTAGTTCAAACCGCTAACCCCGATTTCATCAACTACCTTGCCAATCGACTTTACAGCCACATCCGTACCTGTCGTACATATTCCATCGATTCCTTCAAGTCGGGCGATTTCCGCTACTTTATCTGTATCTGTTGTATCCTCATAATAAACTTTATCAGCCCAAGCAAATCCTGGGTAGTCTCCCTGCCTACTCAGAACAATGACGTACAATCCCATCTTTTTTGCTGTTTTAATTAAGGGAAGCTGGGAGATGCCTGCACCTAATACCATCAGTTTTTTCATGGTTTAAACTCCCTGATGCGGCTTATGATCCGTTCTTGGTCTTCTTCTGTTACATTCGGATGAATAGGGAGGGTGAGAATGCTTTTCCAGATTTCAGAGGAAAGCGGAACGACCGCTTTTAAATGGAGGTAGACTGGGTGAAGATGACATGGATAATAATGAACACCTGTAGCGATGTTATGTTCTTGCAGATGAGCAATCATACGATCTCTCAAGGCTTCTTCCTTGAACTTAATCTGGAACAAATGCCATGCGCTTTTCGTATCCGTTTGTTCCTGAGGAAGCTCGATCCACTCCAAATCTTTCAACTCCGACTGATAACGTTCAGCTATTTCCCTGCGTCTTCCGTTTAACCGATCCAGCTTGCCCAGCTGAACCAGACCAATGGCTGCCTGCATATCGTTCATATGATATTTGTATCCTACCTT
Above is a window of Paenibacillus uliginis N3/975 DNA encoding:
- a CDS encoding ATP-grasp domain-containing protein, which codes for MKKLMVLGAGISQLPLIKTAKKMGLYVIVLSRQGDYPGFAWADKVYYEDTTDTDKVAEIARLEGIDGICTTGTDVAVKSIGKVVDEIGVSGLNYESAQLSSNKWEMKQAFMEHGVRTAKFVKVKNKEEAYAAFEVLSLPLIFKAVDSGASKGIVKVTDIEQVDYAYEKVRRDTKLDFFIVEEFIEGTEFGAQAFVYNNEIQFIMPHGDLMFYGDAGVPIGHYVPYELPDEVEQDLFSQLKQSILALQLNNCAINADFILKDEKVFVLEIGGRAGATCLPELVSTFYGFDYYEQMVRAALHMNPIFSVQSFQPCACELLLSDKEGEITELVNGNASHVDIIQISFDYNIGDKINKFRVGTDRIGQIIVKGGRLDEVMNRLNEVKGNINVQLK
- the rfbC gene encoding dTDP-4-dehydrorhamnose 3,5-epimerase, coding for MKIIDTKLKGAKLIEPTVHLDHRGFFLESYNEHTLKQSGIGYNFIQDNHSLSYDAGVLRGLHYQLAPEGQTKLVRVTRGAIFDVIVDIRKGSPTFGQWEGFVLSASNYRQLLVPQGFAHGFCTLVPDCEVLYKVDAYYSAEHDRGIAWNDPDLNIEWPVYKPVLSDKDSKHPPLVAAENNFDYKG